Proteins from one Plasmodium yoelii strain 17X genome assembly, chromosome: 2 genomic window:
- a CDS encoding RING zinc finger protein, putative has protein sequence MMKNNYLFDNCISRNSEFKEVEKELKEFKIQQNETFDFYLNSIDDLLDKVQQVKKNLEEKIVKKEKEICIKKEKEICIKNENDEKIVSNEIKNKYDIKELIKDVSGKNLTEKICEENKRIYNTLLFSYRDIISITKQEVPEIFQNINIKKNIVLKLILLHFLQNGDFFMYYILNKEILEKRKMRRMEKKNKKKINTHNGSEFISGDNKNLHIGINKNSTLYNFDKINIKKNDIKLEKNIDEINKSETFSNLKNFKVFKKIETYNKGHSNSYVPLSNEGVENNLIYKEKEFNNIEWDDRKKEYLINGKYSILLNNIKKCNFINKKNNDTLLFYELKKEYISKIWYENNYEQITFEHALIRKEIFEGYKKYHTILYNIKNFDVSSCIEWYNLCNENTKKKYHKLIYFLDCMNYLISSKENKEKALTCLRNLMVNYNENKAHISRLSSFICIGSDNLLFKDMFLNIHSQAFNYFKQAYNEEGINIKVYKKNKLDKCVKNNFLYYNYDKIPDKRNKKIIKRNNERKNNSKHNVKGIKINKSHFNDEENRCLLATQGESNVLVVVPILTNNKKIKNFENIKIVGEGKKDKKKKKKKNENILRRSINKNKEMERNKNSCLKKNKYTYVYQKIGEEREHNNRLRNGRKKSYIFCQKEYPLNIKIDHNNNNNTQLVHNYMYKGKEYEEIMVKKKYIEKLNKEYNLRPLCESYIESNIDKLFENKNKLSFLDNLYNYRCENNHSTINLIFKKKNKQNEYERNFEKRQDIIDVHEKLEKGWYINICSHTKDMLSEVHSDHRQKSCLEKIYKNKLDWVSSPNDMLRDENEIYLYKKNEMDSFEYYNRTNLYLTSKILNKTSQFYDDNTTKILHNTVQNINSGYHAKCINIRDDWNSNYDINLLHCKYSGDGNSINNMLPYFSRFKNGYFYDMTRNNNNNTVNFLNESCFIKKPNELKRKISRCKFLTNFSKNEKIVDVIESELEDEKKKKKIKNNHDNLLSEREDVTNGEDVIDAYGNIIDSQMCKPQILKKESKDCEDEKGNENEHLTLKSTASSSSNNSVISPFSDNNTDSDSEFGSKNAYFCSSSSSDEGEHKDINKLKEKNDIIREEYLKKNTMAALSNKNNTQAYSRATLAINNTRLAKTSIDVSRILLTHVLTNREIYNLHNSLSRTNSNLELRRIYLRWSKKKKKKNGNKRTNVSKNKKKKKEKNESYYEESNSNEKDNKKNRKKNKNMKNRKRSKSHDIKSCQTGVEENQSDGKKDKKNDSKMMKEVKKFEEEEKMEKNENISEINKNDDKIKNYIAVSKMDLFSTNSEKTAENSQCTITITPNKKINIIEEKLEIQENINKVEEEEKEMHDDTKTEEVIKRENDETNENVDKIHIANCETKDVDKSTGSISNLEENSKIIKKSNNECDIKEKVEKDETPDEGTFYEATNLEPTKKDIIETDGNNNNEEEKNIVLKGEESENINKNSGNTDTENTGKDDQNESKEQKEKTLKKKKKVFFGSYKKNMKKKNYIPNFLREEKMGKKNKRKKNKENDKNRNKKNKESFKLETSLKPSLDGRNRCRKNNTYSSMDENESKKDKNKISGKKTSRKETNLKNKKLEKNIVKETEKKVFIPLRSPLSILLCGGLISSKKLIEAETILKENNKRLEELKNSTSLNSSNGKIADKPIEKLGKEDNKKNKKQNSSLISNSLAIEVDLSGSFFFHSSFTCPISRDKSSKDNMPYLLTCGHAICKNCVDKIHAHRSKQFKCPMCPQYLNLLEIIPLYFN, from the exons atgatgaaaaataattatttatttgataacTGTATTTCACGAAATAGTGAATTTAAGGAAGTAGaaaaagaattaaaagaATTTAAGATACAACAAAATGAAACAtttgatttttatttgaatagCATTGATGATTTATTGGATAAAGTTCAACAGGTTAAGAAAAATTTAGaagaaaaaattgtaaaaaaagaaaaagagatttgtataaaaaaagaaaaagaaatttgtataaaaaatgaaaatgatgaaaaaatcgtttcaaatgaaattaaaaacaaatatgacATCAAGGAACTAATTAAAGATGTGTCTGGAAAAAATTTGACTGAAAAAATAtgtgaagaaaataaaagaatttataacacattattattttcgtaTAGAGATATTATATCTATAACAAAACAAGAGGTTCCtgaaatttttcaaaatattaatataaaaaaaaatatagttcttaaattaattttattacattttttacaaaatggtgatttttttatgtattatattttaaataaagaaattttggaaaaaagaaaaatgagaagaatggaaaaaaaaaataaaaaaaaaattaatacacaTAATGGAAGTGAATTTATTTCAGGAGACAATAAGAATCTACATATTgggataaataaaaatagtactctttataattttgacaaaataaatataaaaaaaaatgacataAAATTGgagaaaaatatagatgaaataaataaaagtgaaacattttctaatttaaaaaatttcaaagtgtttaaaaaaatagagaCATATAATAAAGGACACAGTAATAGTTATGTTCCTTTGTCAAATGAAGGtgtagaaaataatttaatttataaagaaaaagagtttaataatatagaatGGGATGATAGAAAAAAGGAATATTTGATTAATGGAAAATACTCTAtacttttaaataatataaaaaagtgcaattttattaataaaaaaaataacgacACATTGTTATTTtacgaattaaaaaaagaatatataagtaaaatatggtatgaaaataattatgaacaaataaCATTTGAACATGCATTAATCAGAAAAGAAATATTTGaaggatataaaaaatatcacacaattttatataatataaaaaattttgatgTAAGTTCATGTATAGAATGGTATAATTTGTGTAATgagaatacaaaaaaaaaatatcataaattgatatattttttagattgtatgaattatttaatatcatCCAAAGAAAACAAAGAAAAAGCTTTAACATGTTTAAGAAATCTTATGgtaaattataatgaaaataaagcaCATATATCAAGATTAAGTtcttttatatgtataggttctgataatttattatttaaagacatgtttttaaatattcattcTCAAgcttttaattattttaaacaaGCTTATAATGAGGAAGGAATAAATATTAAGGTGTATAAAAAGAATAAACTTGACAAatgtgtaaaaaataattttttatattataattatgataaaatacctgataaaagaaataaaaaaataataaaaaggaataatgaaagaaaaaataattcaaaacaCAATGTTAAAGGtatcaaaattaataaatcacATTTCAATGATGAAGAAAACAGATGTTTACTTGCTACTCAAGGGGAATCAAATGTATTAGTAGTAGTTCCTATTTTaacaaataacaaaaaaataaaaaattttgaaaatataaaaattgttggTGAAggaaaaaaagacaaaaaaaaaaaaaaaaaaaaaaatgaaaacattTTAAGGAgaagtataaataaaaataaagaaatggaaagaaataaaaatagttgcttaaaaaaaaataaatatacatatgtttATCAAAAAATTGGGGAAGAAAGAGAACATAATAATAGGTTAAGAAATGGGAGAAAAAagtcatatatattttgccaAAAAGAATATccattaaatataaaaatagatcataataataataataatacacaaCTAGTCCATAATTATATGTACAAAGGAAAAGAATATGAAGAAAtaatggtaaaaaaaaaatatattgaaaaattaaataaggAATATAATTTACGTCCTTTATGTGAATCATACATAGAAagtaatatagataaattatttgaaaataaaaataaattatcatttttagataatttatataattatagatGTGAAAATAATCATAGTACTATAAATttgatatttaaaaaaaaaaataagcaaaatGAATATGAGAGAAATTTTGAGAAAAGACAAGATATTATAGATGTGCAtgaaaaattagaaaaaggatggtacataaatatttgttCACATACAAAAGATATGTTATCTGAAGTTCATTCAGATCATAGACAAAAAAGTTGTTTagaaaaaatttacaaaaataaactTGATTGGGTTAGTAGTCCTAACGATATGTTAAGAGATGAGAATGAAATTTATctgtacaaaaaaaatgaaatggaTTCTTTTGAATACTATAATAGAAccaatttatatttaacatctaaaatattaaataaaacatcTCAATTTTATGACGATAATACTACAAAAATTTTACATAATACAGTTCAAAACATAAATAGTGGTTATCATGCAAAATGCATAAATATAAGAGATGATTGGAATAGTAATTAtgacataaatttattacaCTGTAAATATTCTGGAGATGGAAatagtataaataatatgctTCCTTATTTTTCGAGATTTAAAAATggttatttttatgatatgacacgtaataataataataatacagtTAATTTTCTGAACGAatcatgttttattaaaaaaccAAATGAACTAAAGAGAAAAATATCAAGATGTAAATTTTTAActaatttttctaaaaacgaaaaaatagTAGATGTGATTGAATCAGAGTTGGAggatgagaaaaaaaaaaaaaaaattaaaaataatcatgataatttattatcaGAAAGGGAAGATGTTACTAATGGTGAAGATGTAATAGATGCTTATGGTAATATTATTGATTCACAAATGTGCAAACctcaaattttaaaaaaagaatccAAAGATTGTGAAGATGAGAAAGGAAATGAAAATGAGCATCTCACCTTGAAAAGTACTGCTTCTTCCAGTTCGAATAATTCAGTTATATCACCATTTAGTGATAATAATACAGATTCTGATTCTGAATTTGGATCTaaaaatgcatatttttGTAGCTCGTCAAGTTCAGATGAAGGTGAACATAAAgacattaataaattaaaagaaaaaaatgatattattagagaagaatatttaaaaaaaaatacgatGGCAGcattatcaaataaaaataacacaCAAGCATATAGTCGAGCAACATTAGCTATAAATAATACAAGGTTAGCAAAAACATCAATTGATGTTAGTCGAATTTTATTAACACATGTATTAACAAATAGAGagatatataatttgcataatTCTTTATCACGAACAAATAGTAATTTAGAACTTAGACGAATATACCTCAGATggagtaaaaaaaaaaaaaaaaaaaatggaaataaaagaacaaatgtttctaaaaataagaaaaaaaaaaaggaaaaaaatgaaagttATTATGAAGAATCGAATTCAAATGagaaagataataaaaaaaatcgtaaaaaaaacaaaaacatgaaaaatagaaaaagaaGTAAATCACATGACATTAAGTCATGTCAGACAGGGGTAGAGGAAAATCAAAGTGATGGAAAaaaggataaaaaaaatgatagtaAAATGATGAAGGAAGTTAAAAAATTTGAGGAAGAAgagaaaatggaaaaaaatgaaaatatttcagaaattaataaaaacgatgataaaataaagaattataTTGCAGTATCTAAAATGGATTTATTTTCTACAAATTCAGAAAAAACTGCTGAAAATTCACAATGTACAATAACAATTACCcccaataaaaaaataaatataattgaagaaaaattagaaatccaagaaaatataaacaaagttgaggaagaagaaaaagaaatgcATGATGATACAAAAACTGAAGAAGTaataaaaagagaaaatgatgaaactAATGAAAATGTGGATAAAATCCATATTGCAAATTGTGAAACTAAAGATGTAGATAAATCAACGGGTTCTATTTCAAATCTTGAAGAAaattctaaaattataaaaaaaagtaataatgAATGTGATATAAAAGAGAAAGTCGAAAAAGACGAGACACCAGATGAAGGCACTTTCTATGAAGCAACAAATTTAGAACCTACTAAAAAAGATATTATCGAGACagatggaaataataataatgaagaagaaaaaaatatagtgtTAAAAGGGGAAGAAAgcgaaaatataaataaaaattctgGAAACACCGATACGGAAAACACGGGAAAAGACGATCAAAATGAATCTAAAGAACAGAAAGaaaaaacattaaaaaaaaaaaaaaaagtattttttggatcatataaaaaaaatatgaaaaaaaaaaattatattccaAATTTTTTACGTGAagaaaaaatgggaaaaaaaaataaaagaaaaaaaaataaagaaaatgataagaatcgcaataaaaaaaataaagagtCTTTTAAATTGGAAACAAGTTTGAAACCTTCATTGGACG GTCGAAATAGATGccgaaaaaataatacatacaGTAGTATGGATGAGAACGAGAGCAAAaaggataaaaataaaatatctgGAAAAAAAACATCCCGTAAAGAAacaaacttaaaaaataaaaaactcgaaaaaaatattgtcaAAGAAACAGAGAAAAAGGTGTTTATCCCCTTAAGGAG TCCCCTTTCCATATTATTATGCGGAGGGTTGATAAGTTCAAAAAAGTTGATAGAAGCTGAAACAATTTTAAAGGAAAACAACAAAAGATTagaggaattaaaaaatagcaCTTCGTTGAACTCTTCTAATGGGAAGATTGCAGACAAACCAATTGAAAAATTAGGGAaagaagataataaaaaaaataaaaaacaaaatagttCTCTTATTTCCAATTCGTTAGCGATTGAAGTTGATTTAAGTggatcttttttttttcattcatCTTTTACATGCCCTATAAGTAGGGACAAATCCTCAAAGGACAACATGCCTTACTTACTAACATGTGGCCATGCTATTTGCAA aaATTGTGTTGATAAAATTCATGCGCATAGATCAAAGCAGTTTAAGTGCCCTATGTGCCCCCAATATTTGAATTTGCTAGAg ATCATCCcgttatattttaattaa
- a CDS encoding alpha/beta hydrolase, putative, which yields MGSSLSSTALFRPTSPSYEDDLKNLIYIPELLHINPNKYLENKQFEIFNKDENIKELSKRKFPALFFYYSKKLKTKHTIMYFHSNSCDLGQIYEELYTLHEFLHVNILAIEYVGFGLSYLEGTPNQYNINRRALAAYNFLKSLNLNPENIILFGRSIGTGVATKLAHNIKIMGDNIGGIILHSPYISIEKLVEDYVSYSSYLIENIYDNFKNLTPLSNNDDSDAPFLLIHGKDDEVINISHSEYLIKNLNNKFKSSFYPGDSSHNCYYVIDDIAIPTKKFLCTLSKSRHQKKTEILLSLSYLRKELAIFEIRKFGYKKKGQKNIIYINNMYNDEYVKKIHKMKKKLCKKIKKMNKKYKLNELGNEGIQNSSVLENSNKGYAEMYNNQVNKVANFSMLEKTQTIEDTDDSYTDQTFTDIESKSSSYTNYYEYNENQDGRPRVHEIIYFFNNKCLKNTQKNDNTNNKSKYIRAYSNFHLDEKTTNYNDSCASDYFSEIEEKQKNLSDSDIANKKYHNVIYEKKKDGYKSSVLYYNFKNSIHNKFVTNITQYSDDIKREANTNT from the exons ATGGGAAGTTCTTTATCCAGCACAGCCTTGTTTCGTCCTACTTCGCCAAGT TACGAAGATgatttgaaaaatttaatttatattccAGAGCTTTTACACATAAatccaaataaatatttggaaaataaacaattcgagatatttaataaagatgaaaatataaaagagtTAAGTAAAAGAAAATTCCcagctttatttttttattattctaaaAAGTTAAAAACTAAGCATACAATTATGTATTTTCATAGTAATTCCTGTGATTTAGGACAAATATATGAAGAATTATATACTTTACATGAATTTTTACACGTTAATATATTAGCTATAGAATATGTTGGGTTTGGTTTATCATATTTAGAAGGCACACCCAatcaatataatattaatagaagAGCATTAGCtgcttataattttttaaaatcattaaatttaaatcctgaaaatataatattatttggTAGATCTATAGGTACTGGTGTAGCTACTAAATTAGCtcataacataaaaattatgggCGATAATATAGGAGGAATTATATTACATTCTCCATATATATCAATTGAAAAGTTAGTAGAAGATTATGTTTCATATTCTTCATATCTcattgaaaatatatatgacaattttaaaaatttaacacCCCTTAGCAATAATGATGATTCAGATGCTCCATTCTTACTTATACATGGTAAAGATGATGaagtaataaatatttctcattctgaatatttaataaaaaatttaaataataaatttaagtCTTCTTTTTATCCTGGAGACTCTTCTCACAACTGTTACTATGTTATTGAC GATATCGCTATACCCACAAAGAAATTCCTATGCACTCTCAGTAAATCACGCCACCAAAAAAAGAcagaaatattattatcgcTATCTTATCTAAGAAAAGA GCTAGCAATATTTGAAATAAGAAAATTtggttataaaaaaaaaggacaaaaaaacataatatatataaacaacaTGTACAATGATGAATATGTGAAGAAAATccataaaatgaaaaaaaaattgtgcaaaaaaattaaaaaaatgaataaaaaatataagttaaACGAACTAGGTAATGAAGGAATACAAAATAGTAGTGTATTGGAAAATAGCAACAAAGGATATGCTGAAATGTATAATAATCAAGTTAACAAGGTTGCTAATTTCTCAATGTTAGAGAAAACACAAACTATTGAAGATACAGATGATTCATATACCGATCAAACATTTACAGATATCGAAAGCAAATCCTCATCTTATACAAATTATTAcgaatataatgaaaatcaAGATGGTAGACCTCGGGTTCacgaaataatatatttttttaataataaatgtttaaaaaatacacaaaaaaatgataatacaaataataaatcgAAATATATTAGAGCCTATTCAAATTTCCATCTAGATGAAAAAACaacaaattataatgatTCATGTGCATCTGATTATTTTAGCGAAATAGAAGAAAAGCAAAAAAATCTTTCTGATTCTGATATagctaataaaaaatatcataatgtgatatatgaaaaaaaaaaagatggaTATAAATCAagcgtattatattataactttaAGAATAGTATACATAACAAATTCGTTACTAATATAACACAATATTCGGATGATATAAAAAGAGAAGCCAATACAAATACATAA